A region of the Gemmatimonadales bacterium genome:
CGTCGATCATGACGAAATCGTTCCCCGAGCCGGTCATCTTGTGAAATACGATCGTCATCCGAGCCGCCCGAACAAGCCCTGAAGCTGCAGCCACCAGACCATCCAGATCGCTTCGACTACGATCCGCCGGTTCATCTTGCTATGTCCTTCGCTGCGATCAGTGAAGATGATCGGTAGCTCCGTCAGCCTGAATCCCTTCTTCCACGCCCGAAAGGTCATCTCGATCTGAAAGGCGTAGCCATTGGACCGGACCTTGTCGAACGGGATCGCCGCCAGCACTTCCCTGCGGAAGCATTTGAAGCCGCCGGTGGCGTCCGTGAGCGGCAGGCGGGTGATCCAGCGTGCGTACTTGTTCGCGAACCACGACAGCAGCAGCCGGCTCATCGGCCAGTTGATCACGTTGACGCCGCTGGCATAGCGCGAGCCGATGATCAGGTCGCCGAGGCCGCCATCGCTGGCTGCCTGGAGGAAGCGCGGCAAATTGGCCGGGTCGTGCGAAAAATCGGCGTCCATCTCGAAGATGTGGGTGTAGTCGCGCTGAAGTGCCCAGTGGAATCCGGCGAGATAGGCCCGCCCCAGCCCTTCCTTCGTGGTCCGGTGGAGGACGTGGACACGCGGATCGGCCTCGGCGAACTGATCGGCGATCGCGCCGGTGCCGTCCGGCGACCCGTCATCGACGACGAGGATGTCGAGCCGCGGATCCTGCTCGAGGATCGCCGGAACGATCTTCGGCAGATTCTCGCACTCATTGTATGTCGGAACAACCACCAGCCCGCGTTCAGCCATCGGTCTTCCGGACGCCAATGCGGTCGATGCCGAGTACCACGACGACCAGGATCAGGGAGATCAGGGTGACGAGCTTCCCGGTTCCGTACGCCGCGATGTCGTACGTGAGCGTCACGCTCTTCGCCCCTGCCGGCAGCGGCACCGTGAGCAGCGACCCGTCGCCGCGCAAAGGCGTGACGTCCTTGCCATCGACGGTGGCGTGCCAATCCGGGTACCAGTTTTCAGCGACGACGAGGTAGCTCGTCTGCGGATCGGAACCGGTGAGCGCGACTGACATCGCACCCGGTGCCCATGCTGTCAGCTTCGCCTGGACGTTCGACGGCGCCGGAAGCGGCGCAGTGGAAGCGAGCGGCGGCGCGTTCACCGTCGCTGTGTCCGAAAAGACGACGTAGCTGTTCAGCGCGAAGGCAGTGCTCGCGACCGTCTGCGGAATCTGGTCATCGGCAAGCTTGGCAGCGGCCGGCACGACACGGACCCATTGAATCGCCGAATCGCGTTCGAAGAGGGTCCCTTCGCGTGGACCTTCCACCATGTCGGAGAGCTGCATCGGACCGGCGATGCGATGGTACCCCGGGATCGAGTCTGCGTTGCGTGCCAGCGCCACGTACTTGACCGCGAAGAGGTCCCACATGTGCGGCGCAAGCTGATATTGCCAGACGTTCTTTCCACCGAGGAGCGCGTCGAAGAATCGGTCTTCCATGCCGTGATAACCGAGCAACATTGGAATGCCGTTGACCATCAGGCGCGCGCCGGCGTATAGCGTCAGCGAGGCGAATTGCTGATGCTGCTGCGGATCAGGATTATCCGGGGACGCCGGTGAATAGACCCGGTACGGCAGCGGCGACTTTTCCATCAGCATCATGAACGGGTCGTCGGCGTAGACCGTTGAAGCAGGCGGAAACCACGGCGCGAACTTCTGGAGGATCGACCAGTTGTCGCCGATGACGATCGCCGCGAGAAGAAGTGCCGCCGCCAGGCCGCGCAAGATCCCGCGCCGAACCAGAATCACGATCACGGCGCCGACGATGATCACCGCGAGAAGCCGCGCGCTCCCGGCTGTCAGTTCCGGCGCGTTGGCAACGACCTCAGGCACCTTTGCCGGACCAGCGAGCCCCTCGGCGAGACCCTGAAGCGCGCCGACGACCCCAAGCAGCGCGATGCTGCCGAGGACCCCGAATATCGTGTAGATCGACCGCGTCGTCGACGTACCGTCGAAGAGACGGTCGACACCAAATCCCGCGAACACGCATCCGACCAGCGCCACGATGAAGAACGCCAATCCTGGGGCCCGGAACTGCCCCATCTTCGGCATCAGGATCCACAAGTGGTAGAACGGCGAATAGCCGCCCCATGACACCAGCAGAAAGAGGATTCCGATCACGCCGAGCGGCAGCAGGAGCTTGCGGCGCTTGACGGCACCAAAGCCGAGGATCGCCAGCGCGAAGATCACCGCGCCCATGTACGGCGTATCGGTCTTGAAGAAGTTCGGCCCCCAGTAGAACTGATCGAGGCCATTGAACTGCGGGAGGATGATCGACATCAGTTCGACCGGCGCCATCCCCCAGCTGCTGGCATAGGCGTAGCCGAGACTTTCGCCACCGGCGCCGCGCGCGGTATACGCGACCATGTGCTGCACTGGAATGAGCTCGACCCCTGCGACACCAAGCCCCACCACGACGGCTGCGGCCGCACATGCCAGCGTGACGATCGGGTTCATCGTGGCGGGTCGCTCAGGATCGAGGAAGACCAGCCAGAGGGTGAAGAGTCCGCACGCAACCAGGATGTAGTACGCCGCCAGATAGTGTGGTGTGAGCATCACCAGCCCGATCACCAGCGCAAACCAGCCGAAATAGCCGCGACGACCGCCGCGGATCGCGCGCAGCAGCGCGAGCAAGGCGAATGGCGCCAGTGCTGCCGCGAAAAGTTTGCCGTCGTGCCCCGGATTCATCTGCGACGCCACGGCGCCAGTGAGTTCGTACGCCAGGCCGCCCACAACCGATCCGGTCCAACTCACCCGCAGCGCCCGCAACAGCGCGTACATCGCGATGCCGGCGACGATGAAATGAATGAAGAAGGCGAGGGTCAGCGCCGTGTCGGCGCGGACGATCCAGCGAAGCCACGCAGTGGGGTAGAAGACGTCGAAATGTCCGGGCACCGCCCACAACGGCATCCCGCCGAAGATGTATGGATTCCATTGCGGAATGTGGCCGCTCTGGTGCATCCCCTGCTCTGCCAGCGCCCGGAAGGCGTAGCCTGCGACGATCTGGTCCTGGCCGCCGAGAAACTGCCCCGAGAGCATCGGGTAGAAGAGCGCCAGCGCGGCGACCAGGAATACCGCGCCCGCGATCAGGAGGGGGAACCTCGGCGTGAACCAGTCGTCAGACCGGGAGGATGATGTCACTCGGTTTTCTCCGGAAGAGAAGGAATGGCAATGCCACGCCGACCTCGTTGATCGTCAATGCTACGCGGGAAGCTGCGGCAATTGCCAGCGCCGGTGCGTCGCCGATCGTGTCGCGGAGGAGCATGAACAACGCGAGGTCCCTGATGCCGAACCCGGCCGGGATGAAGAGAAAGACGTAGCCGAGGACATAGGATGCGGCGAACCCGCCCGTTGCCGTAGTCCACGGAAGATCGATCCCCTGCAGCGTGCCGAGAAGGAGGAGCTGCAATGAGATGCCATAGCCGGCCCACGCCACGAGATTGGCGAACAGAGCGGCGGCGAGCGCACTCGGATCGACCGGGCGGATGGCTTCCGGCCTGCCAAGGACGAATCCGATTCGCCGCGTGACCGACGGGGACGTGAGTCCGATCGCCATCACCAGGGCGAGCGATGCGAGCACGATCGCCGCCGTCGCGCCGAAGCCGCCGGCGAGGCGGTTGAGGAGGTCGGTGCCGGAGAGGGCAAGCGCCAGCATCGCGCCGGTTGCCAGCGACACCAGTTGCATGATAACTGCCGAGCCGGTCGCCGCCGTTGCCGACACGCCGCGCTGCTGGGCCATCATCGCCATCCCGGCGATCGACCAGATCTTCCCGGGGATGTACTTGCCGAGGCTGGAGATGCTCCAGATTCTCGCGGCGTCGACGATACGCAGCCGTTCGCCCCACCCGGCCAGCACCGCGCGCCAGCCCCAGATGAGGACACCGTACATCGCCCACGTCACGATCAGCGCGGCAATGATGAATTCCCAGCGCAGGTGCCAGACAATCCGCTGCTCCTGCACCTTGGCCCAATCTGCTCGGGTCTTCTGGACCAGGAAATACAGAATGATTGCGCCGCCAACCGCCTGCGCCACGCGCCAACTCGTCTTACGCATGAAGCGCACCCTCGTACCAGGTGAGACAACGCTCAGCCACCGCGTCGGCGGACAGCCGGTCACGCCACTGCAAACCTGCCTGCCGTGCGTGCGGCATGGCGTCGGGAGTATTCAGCAGGTCGAGAATGGCGTCGGCAATCGCGGCCGCCGCCGGTTGGACAATCCACCCGCCGGCCCCTTGGATGACGACGTCGGCCAGTCCCCCGCCATCCCGGCATGCGATCACCGGGACACCCTGCATTAACGCCTCCGCTGCTGCGAGGCCGAACCCTTCACCGACGGCCGGCATGATACAGCCATCTGCGGTCGCGAGGACCGTGGGGACGTCCGCCGGCGCGATCTCTCCGACGAACCGGACGTGCGCCTCGATGCCGAGTTCGGCCGCACGCAGTTCGAGCGCGGCACGCTCAGGGCCATCGCCGACAACGTGCAGTGTACAGTCTACCCCCAGTTCTCGTGCGTGGGCTACCGCCTCGATCGCGAGATGAACGCGCTTCTGCGGCGTGAGGCGGCCGATCACGACGAACCCGCCGCCGCCGGCGCTCCATGGCCGGTCGACACTCACCACTGGCATCGGTTGAACGCCGCTCTCTGCCACGTGGACCCCGGTACGGCGCTCGACGATCTCCGCCAACGACCGCGACACGGTCGTCACGACTTTCGCACGGCGAAAGACGCGTCGTCCAAGGAATCGCGCCGGGGCGCTTCGTTCGAGCAGTTGCACGTCGGAACCGTGGCACGTGAGTACCATCCGCGCCCCGGCAGGCGCCGCGAGTCCGCCGGGCAGCCACCAGTGCGCATGGATGACGTTCGCCCCCGCGCTGCGCAGCTCCTCTCGCGCGCCTCTCCTGAGCGCGCGTCTGAGCGCATTGAAGGTCATCATCCCGGTCGGCGACATGATCGATCGCGCATTCATCCCGCCGTACGCCAATCGTTCGCGTTCCGGCCGCGCATATCGCACGCGGCGCACCGGCACCCCGTCGAGTTCTTCCACCCCACCCGCGCCGCCATCGCTAGGCGCTACGACCCGAAGATCGATACCGCGCGTGCGCAGCGCCACCGCGAGGGGATGCAGGAATGCACCAGCGATATCGCCGCGGAAGCGGGGATAATTATGGGTGATCCAGACGACCCGCAATGACTCACTCAGGGCGATGTGCCTGCAGGCGGCGCAGCAGCTCGCGCTGTTCTTCGCGCACGCCGGCCAGCATTTCACCGATGAAGCCGAATCCGAACAGCACGAACCCGCTGATCACCATCATCTCGACCAGGTTGAGCAACGGCCGGAATCCGGTGTTCAGCGATGCGAAGCCGAGGAGGTATCCGAAGCGAAGGACCAGGGCGACAAGACCCGCGACGAAGCCGACGAGAAAGAGCGCGGCCCCGGCGATGCCGAAGAACAGCATCGGCTTGCGGCCAAAGCGAAGCTGGAACCATACCGAGAGCATGTCGAGGACGCCGACCGGGATGCGCCTCCAGGTGAACTTCGACACGCCGGCGGTCCGTGGGTAGAGCGGCACCGGCGTCGAGGTCAGCCGAAAGCCTTCCGCGGCGGCGATGACGACCATGTATCGATGGAAATCGGGGCGCAGCGGCTGGATCAGCATGATCTCCCGCCGGAATGCCTTCACCGAGTTGAGGTCGGTGACCTTGATCCCGAAGAGCCAGCGGCAAAGCGTGTTGTAGACGGTCGACACGAACGCCTTCTCGTACTTCCCCTGCTTGGTCCCGGTCACAATGTCGGCGCGATCCTCGAGGATCGGCGTCACCAGCGACGGGACGTCCTCCGGACGATACTGGAGGTCGGCCGGATAGAAGACGAGGATGTCGCCGCTGGCCACGTCGGCCGCGGTGCGCAGGGCGTCGGCGATCCCGCGTTGGCGCAGATGCGTTGCGACGCGCAGAAACGGATACTCGCCGGCGAGTCGCTGCAGCACCGCCGGCGTGTTGTCGCGGGAGCCGTCGTCAACCACGACAACCTCGAAGGGAACGCCGAGCGGCGGGAGCGCCGCCGCGCATTGTCGCATGAATTCCGGGAGGTTCTCCGCTTCATCCTTGGCAGGAACCAGCATCGAGACGCGCGTTGGTGCCGTCATACCCGCTTCCGCATCCGCGCCGGGAGGATCCCGAGCTGATCGCGGTACTTGGCCACGGTGCGCCGGGCGATCTGGATCCCCTGTTCCTCGAAGAGATGCACGATCTGCTGATCGGTGAGCGGCTTCGCCGGCGTCTCCTCGGCGACCATCTTCTCGAGCTTGGCGCGGATCGAACGCGCCGACGCGTCCTCGCCTGACGCCGTCGACAGTGCGCTGGAGAAGAAGAACTTGAGCGGCAGGACGCCGCGGGGCGTCTGCACGTACTTCTCGTTGGTCACTCGGCTGACCGTCGATTCGTGCATCGAGATCACCTCGGCGACCTCCCGCAACGTCAGCGGGCGCAGGTATTCGATCCCCTTCTCGAAGAAGTCGCGCTGCCGGTCGACGATGAAGTTCATCACCTTGAGCATCGTCTGGCGGCGCTGCTCGATCGCCTGCACCATCCAAGTCGCGCTGTTCATCCGGGAGGCGATGAAATCACGGTTCTCAGCGGTCATCTTGGTGCGATCGCGGGCCAGCTCCTGATAGGCGCGGGAGAGCCGCAGGCGCGGCACGCCCGTGTCGTTGAGGAAGACGTGGTAGCGGCCGTCGATCTTGTCGACGATCAGGTCCGGGGTGATATACGCGTCACTCCGATCGGAGTACTTGAGCCCAGGCTTCGCCTCGAATCGTGCCAGCGAATCAACCGCCTCCTGGGCGGCGCGCGGCTCGACATTGAACTTCCGCGCGAGATCATTCCATCGATGCGCAATCAGGTCGGGGAACGCCTCATCGACGAACCGGTATGCCAACGATGACGTGTCGCCGGCGTCCTTGAGCTGCAGCATCAGACATTCGCGAAGGTCGCGCGCGGCAATCCCCGGCGGATCCAGCGCCTGAATCAGCGTCAGTGCGGCGTCGAATTCCGGTATCGAAAAGAGTGCCACGCCCGGCGGGAGCAACGAACCGTTGCCGTTTCCGTTCGCGCCGCCGTCGGCATGGGACGCCGACTCGACTTCGCTCTCCTCTTCGAAGTCGAACGGATCAGCCTCCGGCGGGCGTGCCGCCGGATTGTTCGACATCAGCCAGCGGTTGACCGATTCCAGGATCTGGTCGGCCGTGGCGCCGAGATATCCATCATCATTGATGTTGCCGACGATTTCCTCGCACATCAGGCGGAGACGCGGCGAAATGTCGAGCATCTGCAGTTGATCGCGAAGGTGATCGGCCAGATCACGTGTCTCGACCGACACCGGCTCGATGTACTGCAGCGATTCGAACTGTTCCCGTTGGCCTCCGACCTCGAATCCGTTGGTCAGAATCTCTTCCCAGTCGATCTCGTCGTCCTTCTTGACCTCTTCCTGCTCCTGCTCGGTCGTCTTCTCGGGCGTGGCTTCTTCCTCAGGCTCCTCCAGTTCGAGGAACGGATTGTTGAGCAGCTCCTGCTGCAGATGCTGCTGGAGATCGAGCATCGGCATGTAGAGCATGTCCATCGCCTGATAGAGGCGAGGGTTGATGCGCAGTTCCTGCCGCAGGCCGGTCTGCTGATGCAGGCCTGTCTTCATGTGGGGCGTTCCATCTGCCGTCGCAGTCGTGCCGTCAGCGTTGGTCCGAGATAGAGTTCGGCGACGCGGTCGTTCCAGACCAGGTCGCGGACATTGCCGGCAGCCTGCACGGTCCCTTCATGCATGATGTAGGCGCGGTCGACGATCTCCAGTGTCTGCTCGACGTTGTGATCGGTAATCAGCACGCCGATCCCGCGGTCGCGTAACGATGCAACGATCGTCTGGATGTCGTGCACCGCGATCGGATCGACACCGGCGAACGGCTCGTCGAGGAGCATGAACTTGGGCGACGTGGCCAGGGCGCGGGTGATCTCGAGTCGCCGCCGCTCACCGCCGCTCAGCGTGTAGGCCACGGCATGCCGCAGCGGCGTCAGCCCCAGCTCGGCCAACATCGCATCGAGCCGGCGATACCGCTCCGCTCGCGGCAGGTTGAGGACTTCAAGGATCGCCAGGACATTCTGCTCCACGGTCATTCGACGGAAGATCGACGGCTCCTGCGGCAGGTAACCGAGACCGCGACGGACGCGTTGATACATCGGCATGTCGGTGACATCGACATCGTCGAGACGGATCGTCCCCTGTTCTGGTCGAATCAATCCACTGATCAGGTAGAACGTCGTCGTCTTCCCCGCCCCGTTGGGGCCGAGAAGCCCGACGATCTCGCCCTGGGCAAGATCAACGGCGACGTCATTGACGACCGCGCGTCGCTGATAGGTCTTGCGCAATCCTTCGGCGTGGAGGACGGTCACGGGACGATCACCTTTCCCGCCCGCTTGGTCGTGTCGGCAGGGTGGCGCAATGACGCCGTTTCCTGCTCCAGGCCGTCGACATGCCCGAACGCCTGCACCGAGATCACGCCGGTCGAGTCTCCGGATCGCATCACCATGAGAATGGTGTCGGCGCGGGTGTAGTTGGTGGACGGTGACTTCTTGCCATCCTTGACCACCACTCGAGAATAGAGAGACGCGGCCTTGCCGTACGAATGCAGCTGCGACAGGTGGGAGACGAGCGTGCCTGCCGAGTCGACCTGGCTGAAGTGGGCCAGGATCCGGTCGCCCCAGATGGTGTTGCGCAACGTGTCCGGCGTGACGCTGTCGCCGGGAGTGAGCGGCGGTCTTGTCGCACCGCTGTCGCGCGGATTCACGATGACCCCGTCGCCGAAGAGACGAACCTCGCGGAGGATCTCGGCCGGAGAATCGACCGCCAGCGAATCGCCGCGCGCGTCATATCCTGCGCTGTGCAAAGTGGCGCCGGTCTTCCGTGCCCAGGCGATCGTCGATCCAAGCTTCTCGTCGGTGAAGCCGAGAACGATCGTGTCGCCGGTGATCCGGGACGCACCACGAAGGACCTGCGCATCGGTGAACGACCGGAGCTCGCGTAGCTTGTCGGCGGCGGTCGCGAGCCGGATCTCGTGGCCGAGGACGGTGAACGAATCGGCCCCACCGCGATGCAGCATTGACTTGGGCCCGAGCAACTGCCCGACACTGGCGTCCTTGTTCCGGACAAACGCCATCGAGTCGCCTTCGCCGTGCAAGGCTTGGCGATCGATCGTCACGCCGCCGCTCCCCCAGAGCTTCGATTGACCAAACCCGATCAGGCGATCGCCGCTGAGCACGTAAGGATGCTCGGCACCCGTGTCGCGCACCGTCGTTCGGGTGAAGTAGCGTACGACCGGCCGTGCAATCGCCACTACCCGCGCGCTGTCGTTGATCCCCCTCACCTGCCGCCAGTAATCGACGTAGGGACCGACCAGCGTCGAGCCGGAATGGAGGTCCAGGACGTGGACATTGCGCCGCGCCTCGATTTTCTCGATTGGTGTGTGATAGATCATCGAATCGGCGGTGAAGCGATACGCGGTGTCGTAATAGACTGCGTGGCCGATCAACTGCATGTACTGACCGCTCTTGATGCTCACCGAATCGGCGTCGAGATGCACGGTCCGATCTTGGTAGCACGTAAAGCGCACTTCGCCACCAATGTCATAGTCGGTGTTGCCGGGAATGATCTGGTTGCTCACCAGATTGTGCTTGGCACCGAGTAGGTAGATCTGGCACGGACGCGTCGACGCCGAGAGCGACGTCGCGACCGCCAGCAGCAGCGAGGCCGCGCTAAGAATCGACTTCACCGCGCGCCCCCCGGGCCGGGGATCAGGATCCCCTTCCCCTTCTGACGGCCGGACGGACGATTGATCGTGACGTGCGTGAACCCCGGATCGAACTCGATCCACGCGCCTGCCATGTTTCCCTGTGGCGATGTCGACGTGAACGACGTATCGGCGTTGATGCGATTCCGCGAACGGTCATACACCAGGTGCTCCGTCTTGAGCACCTTCGCACCCGGCGACGTCGCCACGACGTTTCCCCGCGCGTCGAGGTTTTGCAGTCGCATCGAGTAGATCCCCTTGTCGGCCGTGATCGTCGACGTGGGGGCCCCGGTGGAATCGTGGAACGTCACCGTCATCTTCTTGAGATCGGCGACCTGCCGCCCCTGGTAGACCCAGGCCGACTCGGCGACCACATGCGATACAACGACGCCGTTCCGCGTGATGTCGAAGTTCATCGAGTCGTACACCTGATCGGCGCTGTCGGCCGCGACGGTCCCGTGCGGTGCCACGCCGTGCTTGACACATCCGGCCAGAACGATCGCAGCGAACACCGCGCGCCTCACCCGGCACCCGAGCGGAGGAGATCGTGCAGATGGACGACGCCAACCACCTCGTCACCTGCTCCAAGCACCGGCGCTGCCATGATGCTGTGGCGTTCGAGCTGACCCAGTGCCGCGGCAGCGAGATCATCGGCGCGCACGGTCTGCGGGCGTGAGCTCATCACCGTGCCTGCGGCGACCTCCATGTATCCCGGCATCCGCTCGGCGAGGCGAGTCAGATCGCCGGCAGTAATCACGCCCCGCAGTGCACCATCGGAGAGGACCATTGCGATGCCGCGCCCGTGCGCCAGCGCCACCACGACATCGCGCATCGGTGCGTCGGGGCGGACCGCGCGGTCGGCCGGCACCATGACGTCGCGCACGCGAAGGAGCAATCGCCGGCCGATCCTCCCACCGGGATGCAGGACTGCGAAATCCTCGCGTCCGAATCCCTTCCGTTCGAGGAGCGCCATCGCCAGCGCATCGCCGATCGCGAGCGCCACCGCCGTACTCGTCGTCGGCGCGAGATCGTGCGGGCATGCTTCCTCGACAACCGATCCGTCGAGCACCACTCGCGCCGCACGACCGACAGTGGAATCGCGCACCCCCGTGATCGCGACGACCGGCACGTCCAGCCGGACCAGCGCCGCCAGCAGGCCGAAAAGTTCCTCGGTTTCGCCGCTCTTGCTCAGCAGGATCGCGACCGATTGCGGGTCGACGAGGCCAAGATCGCCGTGAAGTGATTCGACCGGATGTACATACGTCGCGGCCGTCCCGGTCGATGTGAGCGTCGCGGCAATCTTCTGCGCGATAATACCGGACTTGCCGATGCCGCTTACCACGACGCGACCCCCGGTCGCGAGAAGATCGACCGCCGAGCCAAAGTCGCCGTCGAGCCGGTCGCACGCGGCGAGAATCGCCTCGCCTTCCAGGCGCATCGTCCGGCGAGCGGTGGCCACGGCGTCGGTGGTGGTGATCACGTCGGGACCTGGCCGCGTTCGGTAAAGAACCGGTTCACTGCCGCGTCGAATTCACCACGGGCCTTGAGCAGGTTGTCGATCACCTCGCGTACTGCGCCATGACCGCCGCGCGCCTCGGTGACGTACTTGCATGTCGCCCGCAGTTCCTCGCGGCAATTGGCGACGGCGATCGGCAGGCCGACCTTCTTGAGCACCGGGAGATCGGGAATGTCGTCGCCGACGAACGCGACTTCGTCCCAGCCGATCCCTTTCTCGGCCAACACCTTGTCGAAGGCGGCGACCTTGTCGTACGCCTCCACCGTCACCACCGTCTTGACCTTGAGTTCGGCTGCGCGCAACAGCGTCGACGGCGAC
Encoded here:
- the lptB gene encoding LPS export ABC transporter ATP-binding protein, with product MTVLHAEGLRKTYQRRAVVNDVAVDLAQGEIVGLLGPNGAGKTTTFYLISGLIRPEQGTIRLDDVDVTDMPMYQRVRRGLGYLPQEPSIFRRMTVEQNVLAILEVLNLPRAERYRRLDAMLAELGLTPLRHAVAYTLSGGERRRLEITRALATSPKFMLLDEPFAGVDPIAVHDIQTIVASLRDRGIGVLITDHNVEQTLEIVDRAYIMHEGTVQAAGNVRDLVWNDRVAELYLGPTLTARLRRQMERPT
- a CDS encoding lysylphosphatidylglycerol synthase domain-containing protein; its protein translation is MRKTSWRVAQAVGGAIILYFLVQKTRADWAKVQEQRIVWHLRWEFIIAALIVTWAMYGVLIWGWRAVLAGWGERLRIVDAARIWSISSLGKYIPGKIWSIAGMAMMAQQRGVSATAATGSAVIMQLVSLATGAMLALALSGTDLLNRLAGGFGATAAIVLASLALVMAIGLTSPSVTRRIGFVLGRPEAIRPVDPSALAAALFANLVAWAGYGISLQLLLLGTLQGIDLPWTTATGGFAASYVLGYVFLFIPAGFGIRDLALFMLLRDTIGDAPALAIAAASRVALTINEVGVALPFLLFRRKPSDIILPV
- the lptC gene encoding LPS export ABC transporter periplasmic protein LptC is translated as MFAAIVLAGCVKHGVAPHGTVAADSADQVYDSMNFDITRNGVVVSHVVAESAWVYQGRQVADLKKMTVTFHDSTGAPTSTITADKGIYSMRLQNLDARGNVVATSPGAKVLKTEHLVYDRSRNRINADTSFTSTSPQGNMAGAWIEFDPGFTHVTINRPSGRQKGKGILIPGPGGAR
- a CDS encoding DPM/DPG synthase family glycosyltransferase produces the protein MTAPTRVSMLVPAKDEAENLPEFMRQCAAALPPLGVPFEVVVVDDGSRDNTPAVLQRLAGEYPFLRVATHLRQRGIADALRTAADVASGDILVFYPADLQYRPEDVPSLVTPILEDRADIVTGTKQGKYEKAFVSTVYNTLCRWLFGIKVTDLNSVKAFRREIMLIQPLRPDFHRYMVVIAAAEGFRLTSTPVPLYPRTAGVSKFTWRRIPVGVLDMLSVWFQLRFGRKPMLFFGIAGAALFLVGFVAGLVALVLRFGYLLGFASLNTGFRPLLNLVEMMVISGFVLFGFGFIGEMLAGVREEQRELLRRLQAHRPE
- the rpoN gene encoding RNA polymerase factor sigma-54, whose protein sequence is MKTGLHQQTGLRQELRINPRLYQAMDMLYMPMLDLQQHLQQELLNNPFLELEEPEEEATPEKTTEQEQEEVKKDDEIDWEEILTNGFEVGGQREQFESLQYIEPVSVETRDLADHLRDQLQMLDISPRLRLMCEEIVGNINDDGYLGATADQILESVNRWLMSNNPAARPPEADPFDFEEESEVESASHADGGANGNGNGSLLPPGVALFSIPEFDAALTLIQALDPPGIAARDLRECLMLQLKDAGDTSSLAYRFVDEAFPDLIAHRWNDLARKFNVEPRAAQEAVDSLARFEAKPGLKYSDRSDAYITPDLIVDKIDGRYHVFLNDTGVPRLRLSRAYQELARDRTKMTAENRDFIASRMNSATWMVQAIEQRRQTMLKVMNFIVDRQRDFFEKGIEYLRPLTLREVAEVISMHESTVSRVTNEKYVQTPRGVLPLKFFFSSALSTASGEDASARSIRAKLEKMVAEETPAKPLTDQQIVHLFEEQGIQIARRTVAKYRDQLGILPARMRKRV
- a CDS encoding KpsF/GutQ family sugar-phosphate isomerase, with amino-acid sequence MITTTDAVATARRTMRLEGEAILAACDRLDGDFGSAVDLLATGGRVVVSGIGKSGIIAQKIAATLTSTGTAATYVHPVESLHGDLGLVDPQSVAILLSKSGETEELFGLLAALVRLDVPVVAITGVRDSTVGRAARVVLDGSVVEEACPHDLAPTTSTAVALAIGDALAMALLERKGFGREDFAVLHPGGRIGRRLLLRVRDVMVPADRAVRPDAPMRDVVVALAHGRGIAMVLSDGALRGVITAGDLTRLAERMPGYMEVAAGTVMSSRPQTVRADDLAAAALGQLERHSIMAAPVLGAGDEVVGVVHLHDLLRSGAG
- a CDS encoding glycosyltransferase, which encodes MRVVWITHNYPRFRGDIAGAFLHPLAVALRTRGIDLRVVAPSDGGAGGVEELDGVPVRRVRYARPERERLAYGGMNARSIMSPTGMMTFNALRRALRRGAREELRSAGANVIHAHWWLPGGLAAPAGARMVLTCHGSDVQLLERSAPARFLGRRVFRRAKVVTTVSRSLAEIVERRTGVHVAESGVQPMPVVSVDRPWSAGGGGFVVIGRLTPQKRVHLAIEAVAHARELGVDCTLHVVGDGPERAALELRAAELGIEAHVRFVGEIAPADVPTVLATADGCIMPAVGEGFGLAAAEALMQGVPVIACRDGGGLADVVIQGAGGWIVQPAAAAIADAILDLLNTPDAMPHARQAGLQWRDRLSADAVAERCLTWYEGALHA
- a CDS encoding HAD hydrolase family protein, coding for MFDAAIARKIRLLGLDVDGVLTENDSWIGELQGTRVEFKRFDIQDGFGVRLLRGSGIDIAWVTGRTSPSTLLRAAELKVKTVVTVEAYDKVAAFDKVLAEKGIGWDEVAFVGDDIPDLPVLKKVGLPIAVANCREELRATCKYVTEARGGHGAVREVIDNLLKARGEFDAAVNRFFTERGQVPT
- a CDS encoding polyprenol monophosphomannose synthase; its protein translation is MAERGLVVVPTYNECENLPKIVPAILEQDPRLDILVVDDGSPDGTGAIADQFAEADPRVHVLHRTTKEGLGRAYLAGFHWALQRDYTHIFEMDADFSHDPANLPRFLQAASDGGLGDLIIGSRYASGVNVINWPMSRLLLSWFANKYARWITRLPLTDATGGFKCFRREVLAAIPFDKVRSNGYAFQIEMTFRAWKKGFRLTELPIIFTDRSEGHSKMNRRIVVEAIWMVWWLQLQGLFGRLG